A genomic window from Elaeis guineensis isolate ETL-2024a chromosome 3, EG11, whole genome shotgun sequence includes:
- the LOC105035394 gene encoding protein WHAT'S THIS FACTOR 9, mitochondrial: MKKVRLKWVKNRGLDHIIDRDTDIKAACLLKDAIGRSPTGAVPARSLAPLQKPLGLTVPVLRFLRRYPTLFRESPHPRFPSLPAFSLAPAALLLDRLERSALAASLPDATDRLARLLMMSRSRTLPLSSLLPLRYDLGLPLDFPSSLGPARPDLFHLCRRHHDGVPLLSLADWPDHLAVSTLQRRHQASLSDPSYRDFKKPPDSSSAPLAFPMRFPRGYGSMKKVKAWMEEFHRLPYVSPYEDASGIDPDSDLMEKRVVGVLHELLSLTVHKKTKRNYLRCLREELGLPHKFTRVFTRYPGIFYLSLKCKTTTVVLREGYEKGKLVENHPLARIRDKFYYVMRTGLLYRGKGMTQLVLEEDDVIGGKEKQMKEDVKLEEDDDDDVDGDHDDRGDEDECYELHASDEGSEADDD; this comes from the coding sequence ATGAAGAAGGTGCGGCTCAAGTGGGTGAAGAACCGGGGGCTGGACCACATCATCGACCGGGACACCGACATCAAGGCGGCGTGCCTCCTCAAGGACGCCATCGGCCGCAGCCCAACGGGCGCCGTTCCAGCCCGTTCCCTCGCCCCGCTCCAGAAGCCCCTCGGCCTCACCGTCCCCGTCCTCCGCTTCCTCCGCCGCTACCCCACCCTCTTCCGCGAGTCCCCCCACCCCCGCTTCCCCTCTCTCCCGGCCTTCTCCCTCGCCCCCGCCGCCCTCCTCCTCGACCGCCTCGAGCGCTCCGCCCTCGCCGCATCCCTCCCCGACGCCACCGACCGCCTCGCCCGGCTCCTTATGATGTCCCGCTCCCGCACCCTCCCCCTCTCTTCCCTCCTCCCCCTCCGCTACGACCTCGGCCTTCCCCTCGACTTCCCCTCCTCCCTCGGCCCCGCCCGCCCCGACCTCTTCCACCTCTGTCGCCGCCACCACGACGGCGTCCCTCTTCTTTCCCTCGCCGACTGGCCCGACCACCTCGCCGTCTCCACCCTCCAGCGTCGCCACCAAGCCTCCCTCTCCGACCCTTCCTACCGCGACTTCAAGAAGCCCCCCGATTCCTCCTCCGCCCCTCTCGCCTTCCCCATGCGCTTCCCCCGGGGCTACGGCTCCATGAAGAAGGTCAAGGCCTGGATGGAGGAGTTCCACCGCCTCCCCTACGTCTCCCCCTACGAGGACGCCTCCGGGATCGACCCCGATAGCGACCTCATGGAGAAGCGAGTCGTCGGAGTCCTCCATGAGCTGCTCAGCCTCACCGTCCACAAGAAGACCAAGCGCAACTACCTGCGCTGCCTCCGCGAGGAGCTCGGCCTGCCCCACAAGTTCACACGCGTGTTCACCCGCTACCCGGGGATCTTCTACCTGTCACTCAAGTGCAAGACCACCACGGTGGTCCTCCGGGAGGGGTATGAGAAGGGGAAGTTGGTGGAAAACCATCCGCTAGCGCGCATCCGGGACAAGTTCTACTATGTCATGAGGACGGGGCTGCTCTACCGGGGCAAGGGCATGACACAGCTGGTGCTGGAGGAGGATGATGTGATAGGGGGCAAGGAGAAGCAAATGAAGGAGGATGTGAAGCTTGAAGAAGATGACGATGATGatgttgatggagatcatgatgaTCGTGGTGATGAGGATGAATGCTATGAGCTGCATGCATCGGATGAGGGATCGGAAGCTGATGATGATTGA